The bacterium genome has a window encoding:
- a CDS encoding GspH/FimT family pseudopilin, whose product MRRRPENRGFTLLELAIVAALIGVLALVVFPRFTGLISSRKAVGFTRRLAGTLDYARARAVLEGRIYLVYLDRNDKTFRLGRLGADGSQETVPGRLGAPQAIPEGLRLSGTVSSPIYFYPGGNSDGAEIVLRSADDFGRRYIINLKPYVGRSEVEIKG is encoded by the coding sequence ATGCGCCGCCGCCCCGAAAACCGGGGGTTCACCCTCCTGGAACTGGCGATCGTGGCCGCCCTGATCGGAGTGCTGGCCCTGGTGGTTTTCCCCCGGTTCACCGGGCTGATCTCTTCCCGCAAGGCGGTGGGGTTCACCCGGCGGCTGGCCGGCACCCTGGACTACGCCCGGGCCCGAGCCGTCCTCGAGGGCCGGATCTACCTGGTCTACCTCGACCGCAACGACAAGACCTTCCGGTTGGGGCGCCTGGGCGCCGACGGTTCCCAGGAAACGGTCCCGGGCCGGCTGGGCGCCCCCCAGGCCATCCCCGAGGGGCTGCGGCTCTCGGGAACGGTCTCCTCCCCGATCTACTTCTATCCCGGCGGAAATTCGGACGGGGCCGAGATCGTGCTGCGCAGCGCCGACGATTTCGGCCGCCGCTACATCATCAACCTCAAACCGTACGTGGGGAGAAGCGAGGTTGAGATCAAGGGCTGA
- a CDS encoding type II secretion system protein GspK, which yields MRVSSQNGAVLMVVVFMAAVLAVLVLQFSYLISLDARMASAFRDSEEAYCLARAGVAQAMDLLAQDKLSDLEESGEAQGEMEAKPYDSLIDPWAVAQSEVELGRGGFAFAVVDEDRKFNINLLIKEEKGVKEVTGLISKLEGESKDEGEGGGDEGSTVTGTSPDPEPGGEGTDRDEDDPWPEEEKMVDVLTWFFEYLELENAEDISGNLANWITSNDRGKSDYSLGDPGYTIKKAPMETPGEISLIKDMTRYLFLGPAPEEIRLEGAEGSEESEPSGEDEPFSGFRSYFTVYSDGYINLNTASVPVIALGLRSLGEEYEDDALDAAQCLAQARDELPFEELDETSLGELDCDLPPGLEKRFKVESDFFTIISEGRVGGSPGGEDSPGRPPRATCRVRALVHRLDERMVILRWKVESPWIPTTESE from the coding sequence ATGCGCGTTTCCTCCCAGAACGGCGCGGTGCTGATGGTCGTGGTTTTCATGGCGGCGGTTCTGGCCGTCCTGGTGCTGCAGTTTTCCTACCTGATCAGCCTCGACGCCCGGATGGCCTCCGCCTTCCGCGACAGCGAAGAAGCGTACTGCCTGGCCCGAGCCGGGGTGGCTCAAGCCATGGACCTGCTGGCGCAGGACAAGCTCAGCGACCTGGAGGAATCGGGGGAAGCGCAGGGGGAGATGGAAGCCAAGCCCTACGACTCGCTGATCGATCCCTGGGCCGTGGCCCAGTCCGAAGTCGAGCTGGGCCGGGGCGGTTTCGCCTTCGCCGTCGTCGACGAGGACCGCAAGTTCAACATCAACCTCCTCATCAAGGAAGAAAAAGGGGTCAAGGAGGTCACCGGTCTGATCTCCAAACTGGAGGGGGAGAGCAAGGACGAAGGGGAGGGTGGGGGGGACGAGGGATCGACCGTTACCGGGACCAGCCCCGACCCCGAACCGGGAGGGGAGGGGACCGACCGGGACGAGGACGACCCCTGGCCCGAGGAAGAGAAGATGGTCGACGTTCTCACCTGGTTTTTCGAGTACCTGGAGTTGGAGAACGCCGAGGACATTTCCGGAAATCTGGCCAACTGGATCACGTCCAACGACCGGGGGAAGAGCGATTACAGCCTCGGCGATCCCGGGTACACGATCAAGAAAGCCCCGATGGAAACGCCGGGGGAGATCAGTCTGATCAAGGATATGACCCGGTACCTGTTTCTGGGGCCGGCCCCGGAGGAAATCCGGCTGGAGGGCGCGGAAGGCTCCGAGGAGTCCGAACCTTCCGGCGAAGATGAACCATTTTCGGGGTTTCGTTCGTACTTTACAGTATACTCTGACGGCTATATCAACCTTAACACCGCCTCGGTCCCGGTGATCGCCCTGGGACTGAGGAGTTTGGGGGAGGAATACGAGGACGACGCCTTGGACGCGGCCCAGTGCCTGGCCCAGGCCCGGGACGAGCTTCCTTTCGAGGAGCTGGACGAAACGTCGCTGGGCGAACTGGACTGCGATCTGCCGCCGGGTTTGGAAAAGCGGTTCAAGGTCGAAAGCGATTTTTTTACAATCATATCCGAGGGACGGGTCGGGGGAAGCCCGGGCGGAGAAGACTCTCCCGGACGCCCCCCCCGCGCCACCTGCCGGGTGCGGGCCCTGGTCCACCGCCTGGACGAGCGGATGGTCATTCTCCGGTGGAAAGTGGAATCCCCCTGGATACCGACGACGGAAAGCGAGTAG
- the gspG gene encoding type II secretion system major pseudopilin GspG, producing the protein MKRKNARQRSAGFTLVELMVVIAIIGLLTAVVGAAFMKRIGRGKQAAAQAQIQAFADALEMYYADVYDYPGSLDGLVRAEGSTDGWSGPYLKKQEIPKDPWGNAYIYTKGGAEGADYTIVSYGKDASPGGEGENQDIAN; encoded by the coding sequence ATGAAAAGAAAGAACGCACGACAACGGTCCGCGGGGTTCACCCTGGTCGAGCTGATGGTGGTGATCGCCATCATCGGGCTCCTGACCGCGGTGGTGGGGGCGGCTTTCATGAAGCGCATCGGGCGGGGAAAGCAGGCCGCCGCCCAGGCCCAGATCCAGGCGTTCGCCGACGCCTTGGAGATGTACTACGCCGACGTCTACGACTATCCCGGCAGTCTCGACGGCCTGGTCCGGGCCGAGGGAAGCACGGACGGGTGGTCGGGGCCCTACCTGAAGAAGCAGGAGATTCCCAAGGATCCCTGGGGGAACGCCTACATCTACACGAAAGGCGGGGCCGAGGGAGCCGATTACACCATCGTCTCCTACGGCAAGGACGCGTCCCCCGGCGGCGAAGGCGAGAACCAGGATATCGCCAACTGA
- the pilM gene encoding pilus assembly protein PilM, with protein MMKDFLEKMRQRADIPGSALGIDIGTTAVRAVVARRARGRLPRVSWARSAAIARTAPAAPGREETAAALRELFSPKAPRAEVTVCALPLHRVFLRSLVVPFTRLNLIEQVISSEAELHIPFPLDQVVIDFWPQEVLEEGKTRVMMVAARKDFLAGQLELLAEAGIDPAGIGVDFPGLADACRRGGQILDSGVTALLEVGAAHTSAGFFQDGRLVLLRSFTWGGDTVTAAVMKETGAPFPEAESLKRGVGLGAPEAGKVEAAVSACLARFEAEISRTLHTAGAATGGRPPDRLLLTGGGADLPGLRESLERLAGGASQPADPWTGVREGKHRLPGAGEAMGMASFAVGREGRRVNFRKEELTWAGSWGAVRRRLLITLGLILGLLAAFAVSLHLRMGAKETESAALQARISGILASAFPEQAQQARGRELQAMEDSLKEMRDNFDYYREFSSISGLDALLELSRVIPDKLKVQVVELDINQDRVRLRARTENYGTAELIKKAIQSSALFIGDQLKESPAKTRKDGAKTVTVEFTYTIPLIRQE; from the coding sequence ATGATGAAAGACTTCTTGGAAAAAATGAGGCAGCGGGCCGATATCCCCGGCAGCGCGCTGGGGATCGACATCGGCACCACCGCCGTTCGCGCGGTGGTGGCCCGCCGCGCCCGGGGCCGGCTTCCGCGGGTTTCCTGGGCCCGCTCCGCCGCGATCGCCCGGACCGCCCCCGCGGCGCCGGGACGGGAAGAAACGGCCGCGGCGCTGCGCGAGCTTTTTTCCCCGAAGGCGCCCCGGGCGGAAGTGACCGTCTGTGCCCTGCCCCTGCACCGGGTTTTCCTGCGCAGCCTGGTCGTCCCCTTCACCCGCCTCAACCTGATCGAACAGGTCATCTCCTCGGAGGCGGAACTGCACATACCCTTCCCGTTGGACCAGGTGGTCATCGACTTCTGGCCTCAGGAAGTCCTGGAAGAGGGCAAGACCAGGGTGATGATGGTCGCCGCCCGCAAGGATTTCCTGGCCGGCCAACTGGAACTTCTGGCCGAGGCCGGGATCGACCCCGCCGGGATCGGAGTCGATTTCCCCGGTCTCGCCGACGCCTGCCGCCGGGGAGGGCAGATTCTCGACTCCGGCGTGACCGCCCTGCTCGAGGTCGGGGCCGCGCACACCTCGGCCGGGTTCTTCCAGGACGGGCGCCTGGTGCTGCTGCGAAGTTTCACCTGGGGGGGCGATACCGTCACCGCCGCCGTCATGAAGGAGACGGGGGCCCCGTTTCCCGAAGCCGAGAGCCTCAAACGCGGGGTCGGCCTGGGCGCCCCCGAAGCCGGGAAGGTGGAAGCGGCCGTGAGCGCCTGTCTGGCCCGTTTCGAAGCCGAGATTTCCCGGACCCTGCACACCGCCGGCGCCGCGACCGGGGGCCGGCCGCCGGACCGGCTGCTCCTGACCGGAGGGGGCGCGGACCTCCCCGGGTTGCGGGAGTCCCTGGAGCGGCTGGCGGGGGGCGCCTCGCAGCCGGCCGATCCCTGGACGGGCGTCAGGGAAGGAAAGCACCGCCTCCCCGGGGCCGGGGAAGCGATGGGGATGGCCTCGTTCGCCGTGGGCCGGGAGGGCCGGCGGGTGAATTTCCGCAAGGAGGAGTTGACCTGGGCGGGTTCGTGGGGAGCGGTCCGCCGGCGCCTTCTGATCACCTTGGGGTTGATTCTGGGCCTCTTGGCCGCGTTCGCCGTTTCCCTGCACCTGAGGATGGGGGCGAAGGAGACGGAATCGGCCGCTCTCCAGGCCCGCATCTCCGGAATTCTGGCTTCGGCTTTCCCCGAACAGGCCCAGCAGGCCCGGGGCCGCGAGCTGCAGGCCATGGAGGATTCCCTGAAGGAGATGCGGGATAATTTCGATTACTACCGGGAGTTCAGCAGCATTTCCGGATTGGACGCCCTCCTGGAACTGAGCCGGGTCATTCCCGACAAGCTCAAGGTCCAGGTGGTCGAACTCGACATCAACCAGGACCGTGTCCGCTTGCGGGCCCGCACCGAGAATTACGGCACCGCCGAACTGATCAAGAAGGCGATTCAGTCCTCGGCGCTGTTCATCGGCGACCAACTCAAGGAAAGCCCGGCCAAGACCAGGAAAGACGGGGCGAAGACGGTGACGGTCGAGTTCACCTACACCATTCCCCTTATCCGCCAGGAGTAA
- a CDS encoding type II secretion system protein GspJ, translated as MNKSAASPGQAGFTILELLIAAALTAVILSSVYWSFSTVVGSSRRYRTGSDAYQAARVVLGGLERELSGIYVPFYAGEDEDDVKNLFLTDDLWAGGFESDRISFITTTFLRSGREDTPGYDTWEISYYREEDKLMAKVAPCYSLDEPFEGGEEMILAEGVRSLDFKYYSPEEEAWQDEWDILEEEALPTAVKVTVGFGPSDEEEDVRRFSVAAWVPAGGSKAPPEEDR; from the coding sequence TTGAATAAGAGCGCCGCCTCCCCGGGGCAAGCCGGGTTCACCATTCTGGAACTGTTGATCGCCGCCGCCCTCACCGCGGTGATCCTTTCCTCGGTCTACTGGTCCTTTTCCACCGTGGTCGGCTCCAGCCGCCGCTACCGCACCGGTTCCGACGCCTACCAGGCGGCGCGGGTGGTGCTGGGGGGGCTGGAGCGGGAATTGAGCGGCATCTACGTTCCTTTTTATGCGGGAGAGGACGAAGACGACGTTAAAAACCTATTTCTGACCGACGATCTCTGGGCGGGCGGTTTCGAGTCGGACCGGATCAGCTTCATCACCACCACCTTCCTCCGCTCCGGTCGGGAGGACACCCCCGGTTACGACACCTGGGAGATTTCCTACTATCGGGAAGAAGACAAGCTCATGGCCAAGGTCGCTCCCTGCTACAGCCTGGACGAACCGTTCGAGGGCGGGGAGGAGATGATACTGGCGGAGGGCGTCCGCTCCCTCGATTTCAAATACTACAGCCCCGAGGAGGAAGCCTGGCAGGACGAATGGGATATCCTCGAGGAAGAGGCGCTGCCCACGGCGGTCAAGGTCACCGTCGGCTTCGGTCCCTCCGACGAAGAGGAGGATGTCCGGCGGTTTTCCGTCGCCGCCTGGGTTCCGGCCGGAGGGAGCAAGGCGCCGCCGGAGGAGGATCGGTGA
- a CDS encoding prepilin-type N-terminal cleavage/methylation domain-containing protein produces the protein MRSRAEKSFPGARGFTLIEVMVAVALLGISLSPLLLTHGSVLKNFARSKERTGETLAAASALATVEAIGLPAAQGDYGGVVEEWEHLRWKAAVGEVAESLAQVEGVSFPEGGEEEGRKVAFSTYIVNLEYPEPEEKPVE, from the coding sequence TTGAGATCAAGGGCTGAGAAGTCGTTTCCCGGGGCCCGGGGGTTTACCCTGATCGAGGTCATGGTCGCGGTCGCTCTGCTGGGGATATCCCTCTCCCCCCTCCTGCTCACCCACGGTTCGGTCCTGAAGAATTTCGCCCGATCCAAGGAACGCACCGGAGAAACGCTGGCGGCCGCTTCCGCTCTGGCGACGGTGGAGGCGATCGGACTTCCCGCCGCCCAGGGCGACTACGGCGGGGTCGTGGAGGAATGGGAACATCTGCGCTGGAAGGCGGCGGTCGGCGAGGTGGCCGAATCCCTGGCCCAGGTCGAGGGGGTTTCGTTCCCCGAGGGAGGGGAGGAAGAGGGGAGGAAGGTCGCCTTCTCCACCTATATCGTCAACCTCGAATACCCGGAACCCGAGGAGAAGCCGGTTGAATAA